A window of Cryptomeria japonica chromosome 3, Sugi_1.0, whole genome shotgun sequence contains these coding sequences:
- the LOC131077210 gene encoding disease resistance RPP13-like protein 4 has product MEEATHLAERLTSVLIAKIFQEMSLVSKLREDLELIYDELECIKGLLKDTGGPERANCSSTRIWLQKLEDFLNEALDELEDTSQPQSSNYISRYLSGRKIRVLKKKISNIPKSPKYFEFLKGRDATPSSMLLSENSLLNREKATALIVEATTVGMQRDIDEITRLLVSTESSHQIIAVTGMGGLGKTLLLQHVFNSQGIKGFFKISIWVAVSQNFMEIQILEHIAQQIELHDGGGRQPTVEQLRDGIYSHLLGTERPCLLVLDDVWDRHSLEKIMKCFPLRGNNKVMLSTRNQKVAESMGAHSIHQMELLSPEDSWMLFSIHAFPDCHNNDPPVELKELARAIERKCSRLPLAVKTVAASMASVQRLPNVWESTLKALDDVGTIQEDVLPILKLSYDALPNYLKPCFLFCSAYPEDARMNCEYLVQVWVAQGFVNAKETQDPYELGFSYLNLLVDRCMIEFVPYDGKDYIIKYCKMHDLLHDLALSEAQKQRCLFQTGINLEKIPLENCQGQRRISLIKNKIAALDKPIHSPRLLTLLLWNNLPLKSICEQFFNRLKHLCVLDLSQTSIKSLPKSIAKLTHLRFLNLSRTYIKKLPRCLSGLLRLQLLDVSWCEELTSLHSGISNNQSLLHLNVTGCKNMVRFPVGTSKLFSLRILGEVVFDLRGNPKNSLKLTHLKGLTLLQQLSVAIGPAVELPNNIFGEMEDMRKFFFDNRDQNSRVELPEDMAVMKRLVILHLRNCVLPAWISHLNNLTLLLLERDHSENYEALQTIPNLRRLILMQNNKCIDFTPESETIDFAPESGNSVSFPNLEKLIIEEFSQLQKFPVLGDKAMPKLQYFRLVNCNQLKGLPQGLDLLNSLQVLQVIGCGERCFNDLKENGCYWQKFRRDIQVISRQ; this is encoded by the coding sequence ATGGAAGAGGCTACACACCTTGCAGAACGTCTCACTTCCGTGCTGATTGCCAAGATTTTCCAAGAGATGTCATTAGTTAGTAAGCTGAGAGAAGATTTGGAACTCATCTACGATGAACTCGAGTGTATCAAAGGCCTGCTCAAAGACACCGGTGGGCCTGAAAGGGCAAACTGCAGTTCAACGAGGATATGGCTGCAGAAACTTGAAGACTTCCTTAACGAGGCTCTCGACGAGTTGGAGGACACATCTCAGCCTCAGTCCTCTAACTACATCTCCCGCTACCTGTCGGGCCGTAAGATtcgggtgttgaagaagaaaatcagCAACATCCCTAAGAGTCCAAAGTATTTCGAATTTCTTAAAGGCAGGGATGCGACGCCCTCTTCCATGTTACTCAGTGAAAATTCATTACTGAATAGAGAAAAAGCAACTGCGCTGATTGTGGAAGCTACAACGGTCGGAATGCAGAGAGATATTGATGAGATTACTAGATTGCTTGTCAGTACAGAAAGCTCCCATCAGATCATTGCTGTAACAGGGATGGGAGGGCTAGGCAAAACTCTCCTCCTTCAACACGTCTTCAATAGCCAAGGGATCAAaggattttttaaaatttcaatttgggTGGCGGTATCCCAAAACTTTATGGAGATTCAAATTCTCGAACACATAGCCCAGCAAATAGAGCTACATGATGGAGGAGGAAGACAGCCAACTGTGGAGCAGCTCAGAGATGGCATCTATAGCCACCTGCTCGGAACGGAAAGGCCGTGTTTACTTGTTCTGGATGATGTGTGGGACAGGCATTCATTAGAAAAAATAATGAAGTGCTTTCCGTTGAGGGGCAACAATAAAGTGATGCTTTCAACGCGTAACCAGAAAGTTGCAGAATCTATGGGAGCTCACAGTATCCATCAAATGGAATTATTGTCTCCAGAAGACAGTTGGATGTTATTCTCCATTCATGCGTTCCCTGACTGCCACAATAACGATCCGCCAGTGGAGTTGAAGGAATTGGCCCGCGCCATTGAAAGAAAATGCTCCAGGCTACCCCTGGCCGTGAAGAcagtagcagcatctatggcaagCGTCCAGCGGCTTCCCAATGTGTGGGAATCCACATTGAAAGCGTTGGATGATGTCGGCACAATCCAGGAGGACGTTCTGCCGATCTTGAAGTTAAGTTACGACGCTCTGCCAAATTATCTAAAACCTTGTTTTCTGTTCTGTTCTGCTTATCCTGAAGATGCTAGAATGAATTGTGAGTACCTGGTACAAGTATGGGTTGCTCAAGGATTTGTTAATGCTAAAGAAACACAAGATCCATATGAACTAGGATTTTCTTATCTTAACTTACTCGTTGATCGTTGCATGATTGAATTTGTTCCATATGATGGGAAAGATTATATCATTAAGTACTGCAAAATGCACGATCTTCTACATGATCTGGCTCTTTCAGAAGCTCAGAAACAAAGATGTTTATTTCAGACAGGAATAAATCTGGAGAAGATCCCACTAGAGAATTGCCAAGGCCAGCGGAGGATTTCATTGATTAAAAACAAAATAGCTGCTCTTGACAAACCTATCCACTCCCCTAGGCTTCTCACCCTACTTCTATGGAACAATCTTCCTCTCAAATCAATATGTGAACAGTTTTTCAATAGACTGAAGCATTTATGTGTGTTAGACCTGAGCCAGACTTCTATCAAGTCGTTACCCAAGTCTATTGCCAAATTAACACATCTGAGATTCCTCAATTTATCGAGAACATACATCAAGAAGCTGCCAAGATGCTTAAGTGGTCTCTTAAGGCTTCAATTGCTGGATGTCAGTTGGTGCGAAGAGTTGACAAGTCTGCATTCAGGGATAAGCAACAATCAATCTTTGCTACATCTAAATGTGACAGGCTGTAAAAACATGGTACGGTTTCCCGTGGGAACATCCAAGCTTTTCTCTTTGCGAATATTAGGAGAAGTCGTATTTGATTTGAGGGGAAACCCAAAAAATTCATTGAAGTTGACGCATCTCAAAGGCTTGACTCTGCTCCAACAACTCTCAGTTGCAATCGGCCCCGCCGTTGAGCTTCCAAACAATATATTTGGAGAGATGGAAGACATGCGAAAGTTCTTTTTTGATAATCGTGATCAGAATTCACGTGTTGAGCTTCCAGAGGACATGGCTGTCATGAAACGACTGGTAATTCTTCACCTTCGCAACTGCGTGCTGCCCGCATGGATCTCTCACCTCAACAACCTCACGCTTCTTCTGTTGGAAAGAGATCATTCTGAAAATTATGAAGCCCTTCAAACAATTCCCAACTTAAGGCGACTAATCTTAATGCAGAACAACAAGTGCATTGATTTCACTCCCGAGTCTGAGACCATCGATTTCGCTCCGGAGTCTGGGAATTCTGTCTCATTTCCCAACCTGGAGAAACTGATTATAGAAGAATTTTCTCAGCTGCAAAAGTTTCCAGTACTGGGAGATAAAGCAATGCCAAAGCTGCAATATTTTCGATTGGTGAATTGCAACCAGCTGAAAGGATTGCCTCAAGGCTTGGATCTACTCAATAGCCTTCAAGTCCTACAAGTGATCGGCTGTGGTGAAAGGTGCTTCAACGATCTTAAGGAAAATGGTTGTTATTGGCAAAAGTTCCGACGTGATATCCAAGTAATATCGAGGCAATAG